One Xiphophorus maculatus strain JP 163 A chromosome 15, X_maculatus-5.0-male, whole genome shotgun sequence genomic window, GTCTTCCTGTGTGGGGAAATGATTAAACCAGAAAGCCTTAAAGACTTAGATGGCAATATCAGAAGCAATAAGTCCTTAATCATTTTCTGTTctgcttcatttgtttttaccattttcatCATGTTGCTGGCAGTAGCTTGGACACCTCTCCTCAGAGTATTATGCTTGTTCACAATCTCAGTCTGCTCTGTCGAAGTCGTGCGCGTGACGcctaaataagaaaaacaaaatatgtaaaagcaaaaaagagcTGAACATCACTGCAGAATTTCAAACAATACAACtgcacaatatatatatatatatatatatatatatatatatatatatatatatatatatatatatatatatatatatatatatatatatatatacattttatgtttaagaTAACACCTCATCATATGTTTACCCAAAACCTCCTCTGGTGACATAGTTCTAGCTTAGCCTTATccaaattcactaaaggaatgctatgctgttgcattttagataatgaaattgattatttttgtatttaaaataggaattgaattatttatttgcatcattaTTGCATTGCTAATACCGTATTAAAAGAGTTTAGTAGTTGAATAAAAAATTTGTagaaagtgaattttaaaaaaaaatcagattaattgattagtaCTGAAAGTTAAACCTGGCAAAAAATTGGCCAAATTACACAATTTTAGGTAAAATTAGGTAATATAGAATTTTACTCCATGCATTCAATAACGCGCCCTTCTGTAATTCACTGATGCGGAGTACAAAGCGGCTCCATGTgtgctttgtgttgatctgcTCCCCTCCTGTGATAAACACTTGTAGGTGCAACCTGCAGTGCGCATGCGCAGACATTCACAGACCTCATCGCAGGTTGGAGGGCGAGCATCATCATCCTCCATCCAAACACACGCAGAGGGAGGGATACCTTcggtttgtttaatttatttctgccctctttcctcccccccccccccccctggccgctgctgctgccgctgttGTAGCCGCAGCGTCAGACATCAGCACGGAGGGAGCAGAAGCCATAAGATGAAGAAACGCTATGTGGACGCGAACAGGCTCCGGAAGATGAGAAGACTGAAAATCACGGAGAAGCTGTCTGAGAGGTAGCCGAGCCGAaccgagccgagccgagccgagcccagctgccgccgctgctgctgctgcttttgttgTGGCGCCACGTCTCCGTCTTTGTGTGCATTTCAGCCGTCGTCATCCCGCCTGCTCACCTGGTCTGCTTCGCGTCTTCTTTCTCCGTCCGTGTGTCGCATCTTTTCCTCTCAATGAGccagtctgctgctgctgctgctgctgctgctgctgctgctgctgctggattaACTGGAGCCTCTGCAGCTGAATTAAAAAGAGGCGCTGGGGAATACTGTTAACTCCAGCCTACATTGTTTACAGAAAGgcagaaaacagcagctgtgtgAGAGTTCATGTCggcctgctctccctccaggcTCCTTACATTTATCACATTACCTTatttatccacatttttatgaatgtgaAGTCGACATCTTTAGCTTAATCCTGCTAAAGGATTAAGCTGTATTGGgctaaaatttgacatttaaaacgCCTTTATAGGATTCcagaaaaaatgtaagaatcttttttttttcttgacatcaTTTTGAGTTTAGTTATAAATCTTCAAACATGGAAGTTGTTTTGAAGTagttttctttagcttttttgtgtgtgtttgttttactctTATTGTGTTATATAGTATACAAGTtggtagaaaacattaaaataatagcaggaaaatagaaatattgttAGGTttatatcaaaatataaaacaaaaataaaacatgtttagcattaaGATATAacgtattattttaaaacatacatgtGTAAATTTGAAGTTAATGAGATacttttgcattaaaattttaagtaagtgatagtttgtgttttagtgCTACACTCAAGGGACAAAGCAATACTAagtaaaggagaaaaaaggaaGTGGATAGTTTGTGCAGTTACTACATTAAGATGATAATGtttatattgtttaaatatgtGTAAATGTGATACTGTTAGAGCTTTGTACAAACTGGAGGCTGTATGTTATTGTTCAATAGTTAATGCATAATTTACATAAAAGGTTTTGACTGTTGACGCATGcccttcagaaaaaaaagcacttacttcattaaatatgttaaggatttaaaaatataagctAATTTCTCGAACCTCTGTTTTTTTAGAGCTGCTGTTGATTGGCTAAAAATGGTGcgagtttttaatttttatacatttgtccTTTAGGTAAACaatgaaaatcagatttttaagtATTTGCCGAACAATAACAATAGCCCATTCTACTATCTAAGAACATGAATACACGTCATGCATCTGTGGGCATTAGAAAATCGAAGCAACATTTATAAAAGCAATCTAAATTAACAAATCAAATGTTATAGCTATTTCTGTGAAATAACTGCATGTTTCTGATACTTTTAAACATGCAAGCCACTTCAGAAAGAGACGTATGTGGAGCAGCAGAAGGATGCTGTGGTGCTCCCTCTCTCCTCCAGATGAAATACTGCCATGGCAACCAAACAAAGAAGGGGTGATGTGATGGCAGTCTGGATGAGCAGAACAAAGGACGGAAAGCACCGCTTGTGTTTGGCTGCctaataaaaatgatcatgGGGGACAGTGGTTGTTTTGTTGTGGCCTCTACTTTAAGAAATAGACTGTATTGTTaagaggcagctgtttagttgTAGTTTCTGgtctgtttttcatttccagtcttgtgtttgtttgtttgtaacgCTCTGATGTAAGCATGAGACTCCTTAAACAGTAAGATGAGCGgtcatttgttcatttctaaatatgttttagtatGTATATAGTTGAatgttagaatatttttaatggatttcACATGTCTTTTCAGTGCGTACACCTTCCTGAAATTTATGGTGATGTGGACGCTGGTGCTGCTGGCAGACTTCATCCTTGAATTTAGATTGGAGTATTTGTGGCCATGCTGGCTGTTCTTTGGGAGTGTGTACACCACTTTCCACTGCCACGGGCTGGTGAGGACTCCCGCTGTGTGTTCTCATGTTCTGTACTGTAGCCCCAATAGTGAATGAAGCTATAATAAGACACCATGActatttttctgtattaaaaaaaacaacaaaacatattttttctgcagCGAACTAAACTCACCTTGTTTATTTTCAggttatttgtgttgtttttgtttgtgccgcctTCACACTGGAcatcttttgtttaatttttgttcctTTGCACTGGCTGTTTTTTGTGGCGAGCACCTACGTTTTATTCAACTATATATGGCACACAGGTGAGTTTGTTCTATCTCTTTACCCACtgaagtcacacacacacacgtacagtatatatatatatatgcagtatATACAGATAtatgtagatagatagatagatagatagatagatagatagatagatagatagatagatagatagatagatagatagatagatagatagatagatagatagatagatagatagatagatagatagatagatagatagatagatagatagatagatctatatatatgcCAAAAGATATGAAAtttgtcatccatccatcatccgtCCTTGTGTCCGTCcgcccatccatccatccatccattgtcagTTGATCAAGAAATGTAACTGAATTGTTATGATGGAAGCATGTAAGTCAGCCTGGCTGTTTTGCCTAATGTTTTTCCACTCTGAACTTGTATTACACTGATATTAGACCAGATTCTCCTCCTCGACtcaaatgacacattttttcctcatttcctaCAACAGTCACACATTCTAAATTGTgagacaacagaaaaaaattggatttaGTTAATCCAAAAGAGAAGTTATCATTGAtcttatttgatattttaattgcaTCATAGAGCTTTAACTTTTTAACGCAGTGGTTTGAAAAGTGTCCCTGAACGCCTCCAGTAAATCCTGTTTTCCTTCCCAGAGAAAGGCATCTGTATATCAACGGTGTCCCTGTGGATTCTGCTCGTCTACACTGAGGCTTCGCTTCGACTCAAAGATCTTAATACCTCTCATCCCAACCTGTCTCATCTTTTTGCTGCACATTGGTATGCTGCTGTGATATAAATTTACCTTCTGGCTGATACAGTACCCGCCATATTTATTGGTAactctggtaaagatgtgtgaaTTGCCTCAAGATATTTCAGCATTTATTGCAGCTGCATAATCTCTGTACTCTCactattttcacataaaatctgcTAGTCATTTGCATCCTGTTTATTAAACTTTCTTTAGTCAAAAATGCATCACCAGAGTTCTCTCCTATGCTATCTTCTCTTCAGCTCACATGAAAGGTTTTCTTTCATGTGAGCTGAAAGGTTTTAATTTAGGTCTCGGTGCTGGGATGAAATAGGATTGATTTTACATCTAATTAATCATTTTAGTGTCAATTTGACCATCTTATCTTAATAAAAAACCTGAAATCCCAGTTTTCTTGGAAAGGCCatccaatttttatttaaataaggcCTGATAGTTCAAAAGGGTGCTACCACTGTGTAGTTATTGACACAGTTATTGTCAATTTTTTGTCAGATTCATTTGCACTTAGCCAAACTGTGGCTCTACAGTCTCCTTTGAATTTACATTGTATTCTTCTAACTGCTTTGTGTTTCCTCGTATATCTACTTTCAGTATTGGCTATCCTGTTGTTTATCTGGGGTTTGATGCCACCTGCTACTTCACCAACATTTTCAAGCTGCGTATACAGAAAGCCGTGCAAAGCGAGAATGACTTTCACATGCACCTCCTGCAGCACTCGCTCCCACCAGGCCTGCAGATTTACTCCAAAACCAGCACagatggcagcagcagcagtaagtCTGGGCACCTGCAGCAGCACTTCAGCAACACTCCATGACCACCTTGGCAACCAGCtgctttttgactttttatttgcttctttctcTGCATAAgatgcataaaaaacatttatgctttTCCACCATGAAGGTTTGAGACGGCTCTATCAATGGTTTTGCCTTTTTATTCTTGGTTTCATTCTTTAAAATCTCTGGTTCTCATGTAGGAAAACTCATTGAGACTAAATTAGTAAAAAGGTTGTGTAATAAACCActgtatttgatttatttgataTATTTCTCAGAATctccagtttttaaatgtgtctcaCGAGTGTCATTATACAAATGTCACTACAAGCTGTAGTTTGCGTTtgtaaaatcagagaagagacctttagtttttcttcctgctgtttCACAGCCTCTAAGTGGAAGGTCAAGCCTGAGCCCGTTCAGTATCAGTGTCAGAACGGTGCCATGGTCGCCCATGATGACGCACACAGCGCCGACTGCCTGCAGATCCGCAGTGAGGAGCGAGCGGCCGAGAAGGCATCACAGGAGGTGAGGTCGGCCGAGCCAAGCCGACGACCGCCACCGCCATCGTCATCTAAAAACGTTGTGGCTGAGTCCAAAGATCAGCTTCACAGCGGGGAAGGAGGACCAGAGTCGTCCATTACCCCGGAAAATCTACCTCAAGAGGACCAGGGAAGCAAAGCCAACCGAGCTGCCAAGAGCGCCTCCCCAAAAGCCCGCAGAAGCAACACAAACACTCCTTCACCTCCTGCAGGGAGGCCTGAGAAAAAACAGAGGACAAACTCAAAAACAATCAGCCCCAACAGGGATGCAGCGGACAAGAGCGCCACAGCGATACAGAATTATCACACTGAACAAATCAACAAGTACGTAGCTGTTTATTCACACCAGATTGGGCCTAAATTGGTGCTGAggtgtttctgctttttatcaGACTTGAAGCAGAGCTGCGGAGGCTGAAGGGGGAGCTGCAGACAAGCAGGCAGAGCGAACAGGAGCTGCGAAGTCACATCTGTAACCTGACCAACAGCGAGAGGAGCCTGAGGCCAGAGGTCTCCCTCCTCAGACAGTCCAACATGCTGCTGCAGAGCAAGTGAGTTATCCACTGAACTCACTTAGAGGGCTgcacaaaatattaattataaacATGGAAAAGTATAAAATGATATCAAAACTTGTCATCCATCAGTGAATAGATAAGATTTTCAACAGATCTAATCTGTTAATTGttgatgaattatttaaataaggTTGAAATTAGTGTTGGAATAAAGGTGGAAATGGGATGGAAGGACCCTAATTCCAATCCTCTTTCCAACTCTAATGCATagaaaatactgttgttagtttataaatcactgaacggtttagcAGCACAATATATTAAatagctgctgttgttgtatcaaccttccagacccctgGTTCTGGTCTTCTCtacatccccagaaccagaaccaaaaatgGAGAAACAACATTCAGCTGTTTCTCCATgttgcaccacaaatctggaataaactttcagaaaacGGCAAAATCTAGATTAATAACCCACAtgcttagagttgcttttgacacataatcaatgaaacattaatcaacaacCTGATGTGTATGGATGGtatttgataaaatgtaatgtttcaactGTTGACTGTGTTttataactttgtgtttttatgatgtaaagcactttgaaatgccttctTGCTGAGaagtgctatacaaataaaatttgaattgaTTTAGAAGGTCATACTCTGCATAGAGTAAGTTATTGTAGGCCAACATGCTAGCCCAGACGCTATCAATAGTATTAAAGTTAGCTTTAGTCTTGTAGCTAATTTTAgtttgtatgttgttttttcactctGCATGGAGTACTTTACTGTTGATTAACATGCTAGTGCTAGCCTACATCCCagctagctttagctttttagctagcttttgcttttacatgttttttttcactctgtgtGGAGTATGTTTCTCTAAGTCAGCATGTTATTGACAGCCTAGATGTTATTAGTATTTTAGGTGGGTTTGCCTTTTTAGCTAGTTTTAGCTTTTACATGGGTTTTTTACTCTCCATGGAATGTGCTACTGTAGGTGAACATGCAAATGCTAGCCTAGATGCTATCATTATTTGTAAAAgctaattttaacttttaagctaatttttgcttgcacatattttatttcactcgGCATGGAGTATGTTAAGGTCAACATGCTACAACTAGCCTACATGCTATTATTAGTCCCTCAGTTATGTTTAGCTTTTTAGTTCTGCAGTTTTCACCAAAAACATTCAACCTTCAGCATTCACACTGCAATTTTGcaagaaatgcaaatattccagttttaattgtattacCTTTCTGCAAACCACTTGAAGCACCCCAATCTACCACATCATTACCTCTTTCAGTCATCAAAAGCttcagatttaattattttatttatttattttgtagcgacagtaaaaaataaaaacagaaaaaataatagtCATGCCAACTGTCATTAAATTTTACACAATGTGTTTGAAAATTTGTTGAAATCTACTCATCTCAGTCATGACAATAAATTTTATACTTACATTTTTTCCCAGTATCTAAAGGAAGCAGCACATGAGGGACTTGGTTATATAAAATAGCATTTATATCTGTTAGGTTGGTTTATGGCTCatgctttttctgaaaattgCGTTCTTAGGTATCTTTTGATGCTATTGGAGGAGACGTGCATTTCTATCATTTTTCTTTGCCGTACTGAAATTTTTGTGGCATGCTTCAAATACACATCATTATCATACATTAcctctttttttgtgtggctTTTTTCAAAGGCCATGGTTGAAAACTTAATGCAAGCCAAGCTGTGCTTGACTTTGCAATGTTATTGTGAAATCTTCAAAAACTTGGAATGTTAATGTCTAATTTGagataaatatagaaaaatgtttcattttgaaaactttattcCTTTTCCCATatctacaagaaaaaaaaatcagaatatcTGAAAAGTAAATTGAAAACTGAGACATACACACTCTCATTTAGAATTTTAAGAGAAGGACAATTTTGTggctttttgtaaaatatttttgtctggaTTTTATGTACTGTATGCCACtacactgcattttatttgataCAGACTGatcaagctttttttattttacagctaatttattatattatgtACTGTCTACAGTCAGGCAACAAATCTATTTCCCAAGAGATTATAAATGAGTTTAGATTTTTTAGTACTATTATTGTTGTTCTTATTACCACTACcaacataataaaaatttaaagtgtCTGGGTCCTAATTtaccacattttaaaaatagagcTGATCTAAATTACTCCAGATGTTGAAAACAGCTGTGAAACAGCATGTTACTTTCAATCCTGGATAATTtgtgaaacacacacatgaTAAAACCAAACTGGGTTTGTTGTCCAGAATTTTACAGAAACTTCCCAAAACAAATCCGAGTATTCAAGATTTAGAAAAGTGAGACAATTCTCCAAAACTT contains:
- the LOC102231427 gene encoding macoilin-1-like, which produces MRRHSQTSSQVGGRASSSSIQTHAEGGIPSVCLIYFCPLSSPPPPPGRCCCRCCSRSVRHQHGGSRSHKMKKRYVDANRLRKMRRLKITEKLSESAYTFLKFMVMWTLVLLADFILEFRLEYLWPCWLFFGSVYTTFHCHGLVICVVFVCAAFTLDIFCLIFVPLHWLFFVASTYVLFNYIWHTEKGICISTVSLWILLVYTEASLRLKDLNTSHPNLSHLFAAHCIGYPVVYLGFDATCYFTNIFKLRIQKAVQSENDFHMHLLQHSLPPGLQIYSKTSTDGSSSTSKWKVKPEPVQYQCQNGAMVAHDDAHSADCLQIRSEERAAEKASQEVRSAEPSRRPPPPSSSKNVVAESKDQLHSGEGGPESSITPENLPQEDQGSKANRAAKSASPKARRSNTNTPSPPAGRPEKKQRTNSKTISPNRDAADKSATAIQNYHTEQINKLEAELRRLKGELQTSRQSEQELRSHICNLTNSERSLRPEVSLLRQSNMLLQSKILCLTKTKQRDKQTSALLEKKTRAEAEGRLSAEKQLAELQAQKLEEAASAARTLTNRQEHCETQMLRKRVKDLETEYKQLQLEYQVKESRVVDLERDIEALGKYRCVEKETDMLFSTLSAMQEKAQHLEYNLSAETRIKLDLFSALGDARRQLEIAQDKVKKQDREIREMKQKIAEVMAVSPGVSYVAPRPQVPQYLTKLLNSERYMLNPRALMYQCLKK